The stretch of DNA TGGTGAGTATTGTGGTTCAGTGGGACGTTTACAGATACTATATCAGAACGCTTCAAAAACTCCTCGAATCCTACATATTCACAACCATGCTCTTCTTCGGAAGGAAGCTGGTGTCTGTTATGATATATGAAATTCTCGAACCCAAACGGCTTCAATCTCTCTAAAATACAACGACCAATCCTACCTAGACCCAGTATACCAACTGTTTTCCCTTCAGGGTCGTATCCAAAGGGAGAACCACATGCGGGTCCTGCCTCCGGCCAGTTTCCCTCGATCAACCTTCTGTTACCAATACCGAAGTTTCTTAGGGCACCCAATAGCAAAAATACATGCGTATCAGCGGTAGCATTGCTAACTAAATCAGGAACATTGGCAACCTGGATGTGCCTTTTCTTGAATGGCTCAACATCAATTTGGTCATAACCAGCACCAGTATGACATACAGCCACTACGGAGGAGGGCAAAGCAAGAGCAAGCTCTTCATCAAATCTACCGGTGTTTTTCACACTCCTTGCTGTTCTAGTAATGACTTGTACTTGGGAGAGCTTATTTTGTGGGTCTTTTACCTCCCGCAAAAACTGTTCTCTAGTGGTGGATTCAGGGATGGTAATTACATCCGCaatcttttccaattccCCCCAGGCTTGGTCACCAAAGGCATCCTTTCCtaatttcaaaacaatTGGTTTCTTACTCATATTCTCTTCTCCTCTTCTTGCTCGTTTATGTATTGTTAATACTTCGGTATTGTAGAGCAATAATCATGTAGAAGGATTTCCCTAACGTAACAACAAGGCCAATAgaatttactttttatatgCTCGAGATTAGTGAAAAATGGGATAAGATTGCCTTGTTATCCCCGCCCCCTGCCAAGACTTTTGCAGATTTTAAGTCCGCTCTCGGTCCTACGTAATAAATGCCTGGAGAAGCTCTAGAGCTAATTGCGTCGTCCTTCAGGAATTCTGAAGACCACAGCAACGCAATCAGATGGCGGAACCACATTATGAAGCCAAGTGAGGTGTATACAGAGTTATACGTACTTTTCATCCATCCCCGCTCGGTTTCACCGTTCATAACGCTGGTTTTCACTGCCACTTCTCATATCAAGTCAGCGAAATAACCAGTAGTTGTCCTGTATATAGGCATCCCTACCGTTTGCTTTAGGAAGCTGTTCTGTGTTACTATCACAACTGGGTAGTGCCCTGTATGAATTGCTTCCCTGTGGAAATGGCCCTTCCATTATGCTACTTTGACGCGTTTACTGCCGCATTACGCGTTTacgatgaaaaattaaaatgaGTATTAaggatttttcaaatgagaTATGGTTCGTAAGTCGCCTCACATATGATAATACCATCTAGCTTGTGGGGTTTAGTGTATCTTTAATATAGGAGGGCGCACACTATGTCTGCTGATTTGCAACAAGGCACTACAAATGCGGCTGATTTCTCTCTGACGGTACTTAGAGCAAGAATTGCTTTATTGGCAACTGCCATCGGTGGGCCGGATTATACTTCCCAGATAGACCCACCCCCTTATAAGCTTGGCGATGACTGTTTGGCGTGCTTAAAAGATCTGAAAAGATGGTTTAAACTAGTGGATGACCAGCAGAAAAGATGGGATGTGGCAATGGCAGTAGCTGAATATCGCATCTTGACGGATGATCTGTTACCTATTCTGATAGATTGGGAAAACAAATGTTCTCTTGCAGCAAAGCTTGCAAAGAACAACCCAGACCATGAAGAGTTTAGAAACAAAGCTTATTACGATAAAATTGCGCTAAATTGTCTACAACTATTGGTCCTTATGACTTGGCCTTTAATTGTAACTGAACAGTCTTCATCAAATCAAATTACTCTCTATGGTGAGCTAAAGAAGCATCAATTGGTATACAAGAAAACGATTCTGTCTATGGAAAGTGGTAAAGTGTTAAGAGCTGCCATTAGATTGGCTCTGGATGTTATCAAAATCGACCGATTATCAAGAACTCCTAGGGACAATATGGTTCTCAAATTggttttgaattttttcagaaatgTCATTGCTATAGAACCCGGTGAATTTACTATCAATACTAAGAAAAGCATGCCTAAGAAAGGTATCACATCTATCGATACTTTGCCACCAAACGTCTCTATGGATGACATCTCTTTAAATACGGTTATTTCCTCATTCCATAAAAACAAGGTATTCGGTTTCCTCTTAACGCTGACCAGCTCCTTATCAAAAGAGTTTGACCAGGACTTTATCAATATCCCACTGTTGGAGATTATGTTCTACTTCACTAAAGATGTTAACCAAGAACTGCTATTCCCTCGACAGTTCGAAACCGGGACACATTCAAAGGTggtaaataaaaatgagaGCTCCTCTGCTAATAACATTGTTACAAGTGCAGGTTTTGAACTATCGAAGTTATTACAAAAGGAACAccaaatgagaaaaaacGTTATCAAGCATACATCTGCAAGACACTCCAGATTTGGTGGTCTTTTATCTATACAAACACCAGATAAAACTAGGTTAACTGTTTCTGGTAGCCAAGCTCTCgtagatgaaaaaatagcGCTCCAAAAACTAGATGACAgcaaaaaatggaataaaagaataattaAAAAGCATCAATCTGTCGCAGCTGAGGGCTTACCGAATAGTCTCTTGAATTCACAAACCGGTAaagctatttttttcaccgAATCAAATGGTAAacatttcaaagaattcatCAACAACTTTATAGATTCCGGCTTTAACATCTTGTTGCATAGTGTGACGAACTACTTCACAACTGAGCAGGATAGGATGGTAACTTTGGAGCAAGTCGAAtatttacttttctttgcaTGGTTTGTTAAATACCAGTTGTTGAGGTCCAAAATCGACAATTCCGCAGATATAAAGCAAGTTTCAGAAGCCTTGAAAGAGGTGACTTTCATTCTAGTGTCTTCTCTTTTAAGAAGCGCATATGACCTGAAAAATTGGACAGTGACACATGCTGGTATGATTGCATTTAATGAACTGTTGAACCTCGTTTCCCGTACAAAGGCCGCTCAAGAAGAGGATTCGACCGATATAGAATTCATTGTAAGTAGGCTTTTCAGTGACGAGAGAATACAATTACTGTCAAATCTGCCGAAGATTGGTTCCAAATACTCCCTCCAATTCATGAAAAGTTGCATTGAACTAACACACTCGGTATTGAAAGTATTAGAGCAATACTCTGACGATAAAACATTAGTTATTGAAGGCAAATCAAGACGgcaaaaaaagtttaataTTTCAGAAGGTGATATTACTAAATTgatagaagaagaaaatgtaGATAGAGATGAAGCGCTTGATATTCTAACCTCTTCTTTAAGAAGTATAGAAgtcaattttcaaaaggtGCAAGCCAACTATATGACAGAACCGGTAATAGAAACGTACATTAATTTCCTTGAAAGATTTCGTGAGCTTGAGGACGATTCCATTAAAAAagtattttcctttttccatAGAGTATTTGTTCAGGCAAAAGAACAGGCATTGTTATTTAGATTTGAtttgataatattattaagaGAAATGCTTTCACCTGACGGATTAGATAGAATGTCTCGTTCAAGGAAATATGTGAGTCAATTTTCAGACTACTTCCTCGCCaggttgaagaaaaggttAAAGAAATCACCTGCTTGGTTTGTTGGATTACTTTTCCCGCCATTACACAATAGTGAAGTAGGATTTTACCAAAGATATGGTGAATATAATGTACTTAATAATGAATCAATGTATGCCGCTCCTGCATCACAGTTCAAACCAATTCCCGATGAAGAAGCCTTACCACCTTCGATTTTGTTGGATATGAAATATGGTGTTTTAGTTTCCACATTACTTGATGATGGAAAAACTGAACTATTGGACCAACTGCTCAAGCATATAACCCACACACTAGATATTTTTAAGTCGTGGCTAACCGTAAATGTTAATGCTGGGAAAGAAACAGTTAATCCACCCAATGAATATTTCACATTGACAGGTGTACTCAACAACGACCCTATTTTTAAAGATAAGGACTACAGGGCTTTATTGTTGCTGATAGGATACTCCATTCCACGTAAAATCAATGAACCTTGTTTTTTACCGGGGACTGTTGAAGTTTCTGACCTGACTGTTTCTTGTGAActagtgaaaaaatacttatCAACACCATTTGAAACTCCAAACGGACtgccttcttcttcctaTCTTCTACGAGTTCGTTCAGAAAAGGATAGTTTTTCTCACAATGAACAAGATGGATGGGAAGGAGACGATGATTATGATTACAACGATCCCTACATTGTTCCAGATGATCAAATTTTATCGAAAAGCGACGCAGCATACTTCAAGGATTTAGATAACAATGCATCAGATAAACTTAAAGGTACCAAATTCAGTAAAGGGATTGCGagatccaaaaaaaaagataagaGGAAGCGTAGGAAAGGAGAAGCCAAGACTAATTTGCCAATGTTTGGCGACCAGGATGATGAACGACCTCAGACCGTTAGAGAACGCCATGGCGTATTCAGTAAAGAGTTTATTAGTGATTCAGAAGATGACGAGGATTTGATGAACcctatattttttgaaaacgaaACATATATGAGATGGTTACTAGATAAAAACAATGGTCAGTTGACCGAGGATAGATATATCCAGTTTGCCAAATTTGCCGCGGAAAGGATGAATAATGGGGGTGTTGTGACAGGAGATTATACGAGCTTGTTTGGTGGATCCATACCAAGTATTGAAAGCATAAGAGCTACAGAAAGTAGTTCCTTTGCGCCAGATAAAAGCCTCATTTCTTTAGCAAGCCACGTGGCATCTGAAATGTCTATTTTCGAtgtaaataataacaataataatcaACTCTCTGATGACGATGTCAACTCGGAATCAAGAAATAGTTTGGGCTCATCACAGCCATCAAATTCGCAAAATATGTTCCAATCTGAGGTGTATAGCAGAAAAGAATCTACAAAGCGTTCTTTGGAAGCGAGTGCAGCCGATGAAAgcgatgaagatgaagaggcCATCCGCCTTTTTGGCAAAAAGTCTAGAGTTGTTTTGAGCCAAGGTGATAGTGATGATTGAGAATGAATATGTAGTAATTAATCCCTTTAATACGTGTAATTTTAGAACCACTTCTTTACTCTGTTTTTAAGTTCAAAGTATTGACATAATATTAAAACAATACATGCGATTCATTCTTTATCATTACCTATATTTTTCTAAGTTGTTGAACATCTTAAGGAACTCAAATGTCCATTAGGACACataaaattaaatattatataatttATTGCTGTTCCTGGGCATCATCGAAATTGTCATCATTGCTTGAAGACGCATGCAATCCGCTACTAGGACTATTTTCCCCTATTTGTTCTTGGGTTTTGTCGCCTATCGTCAAGTTTGTctttaaagttttttcattattatccTTCTTAGAGTTCTCGTCTCCAGAAGATGCCCTCTTCGAGgatatattttgttttacaTTAGACTCAGcgttttcaaattcagtCTGATCAATTGCGCTTTCTTCTCTAAATTGCTCTTCTAAATCATCCAAATCTTGGAgtaacttcttcttttgtatCTTGCGTTGAGGagcctttttctttattatagaACGACCTTTTTTATCTCCGCAATCgctgttttcttcattattatttgcCGACTTAATGCTACTTTTGTCATCTTTCGTTACCGTGTCATCACCTTCACCGTTGTCTATACTCTCTGGTGAACTAGAATCTGCGCTACTTGTAGTAGAATCTGCTAGAGAAGATTCATCTTCTGATGAACTATCTGCGGTTGAATTATCTGTGGAAGACCCATCTGAAGAGGATTCATCACTTGAAGATTCACCCgtaatttcattttccataTCTCCACTTTCAAAGTCAAAAGCGTCGCTCTTTTGACTTTCTTCTGCGctagatgaagaaaaaggtcTTTTTGCGTCCTGCTTCCAAAGAGCTTTGTCCTGCAAGCGAACCGATATAGCATCGTTTTGATCCTCATCGCTGTCATCCTCAACTAACGgtccaatttttgaagaaattgaatcATCCACTGCCCATATGCCAATATGAGTCCAATGAAGTATACAACGCAATTTACACAATTGCAGCCATGCTCTTTGAATATTAGTGGTAGGTTGTCCTGGCTTTGCATTTgtttcagaagaaaaaatctcCATCTTTGgcttattttttgttgaagaattgaTACCAAGTCCTGCCATAAAACTTAAACGTTTGGTTTTTTTGTCTTGAGAAGAAACCCTGCCGTCTCTTTTGGTATGCTTCGTTACTTCAGagaatttttccaaatcttcCTTGGTAATGTTCTGCGTCGTTAGCTTTTCTAAATGCCATGCGCCTACCTTCAATGATCTCAGGAAAGCAAAGATTTCACATGTCTGCCGCAACTTTAGCAAACACCAATGACACAAGGGATACGTATTCGTAACTTGTTCTTTACCGTCGTCAGTCTTGTGCAACGTTTTCAATATATACATCCTTGCGTGTTCGATAATGTCATCTCTAGATTCTCCACAAAAGGAACATGCGGCGTGCACTGCAACTGGAGGTGAATCTAAGGGAAACTTGAACATTTTTGGCATATTCGAAGTGGCTTGCTTTGCAGGGCTACTTGAGTTGTAGCCAATTTGGTAGGTTGCATTAACGCCGCTTAGGGGTTCCACGACCACCAAACCATCTATAATCAAGGAAAGTAGGGTTTTTTTAACCAACCAGCCGATGCCTGAAGCATTATCAATCTTAAGTATAGGCTGGATTTCATCATTTACCAATCTTCGTATTAACTTTGATTCGGTTGAAGTTGCCTTTATGTTTTCACAACGGGGTAGTGCAGCGacaaattttagaaattcATTGTAAAGGCTTATATCATAACGAATAGATGAAATGCTTGGCGAGTACACAATTCCGCTATAAATATCTTGGGAAGCAAGAGAATATGAAGTTGGAACTTTATTCAAAGAAGTGCTAGAAGAAGTTGCTGAATCACTCAATATTGTGGAATATCTGTTCGAATTATTTGTGACTGTGCTTTCATTATCTAAACTATGCATCACTTTTTTCAGATTCTTGAGCTGTAGGGTCAAAGTATCCAGTAATGTGTCCTTTTCACGCAGTTGTTCAGTGAGTCTCTTATTTAAGATTTCGATAGCATATTTCTCCTTTCTAGCATCAGCAACCATATTATTAGCCTCATCAAAGAGGGAAGCAGTCAGATCCTCAACTTCTTTATTTAGTTTATCCGCTTCCTCTTCAGCTTTAGTTCGAAgctcattttctttggctATATCTTCACGCAATCTTTTCACTTCGTCATCTCTGTCTGACAATTCTCTTTTTAAAGTGTTGTAATCTTCTTTCAACTGATTATAGTTTTCAATTGCTGCCTTCTGGCTGGCTATTGTTTTTAAGGATTTATTAAGCTGTTCTTCTAAGTGTGACTGTTTATCCACGCTCTCGATCAATTGCGTAGACAGGGATGTAACCTGTATTGATACTCTTTTTGCTTCCTCAGAAGCATCCATATTGAAACCTTTATCAAACACAGCTAGTAAAGGAAAATATATCCCAGTGAACTAAAggtcaaaattttctacAACTTTTGGATGGAAATCAACGTTGCTACAGCTGCAAGTGACAAATGATATTATTGCACGAATCACTGTGCTTGTCACTTAGGTAAACGAGAGCCATGTTTTAAAGGTGCTTCAGCGAACGCGAAATACAAGTTCCGGGTAGTCACATGGAAACAATGGCACATAATAAAAGGaattatttcaaaaatgcaATAGTAGAGATCATTTGAGTAAAGATGAATGTAAAGTGTATCA from Saccharomyces cerevisiae S288C chromosome XIV, complete sequence encodes:
- the GOR1 gene encoding glyoxylate reductase (Glyoxylate reductase; null mutation results in increased biomass after diauxic shift; the authentic, non-tagged protein is detected in highly purified mitochondria in high-throughput studies; protein abundance increases in response to DNA replication stress) encodes the protein MSKKPIVLKLGKDAFGDQAWGELEKIADVITIPESTTREQFLREVKDPQNKLSQVQVITRTARSVKNTGRFDEELALALPSSVVAVCHTGAGYDQIDVEPFKKRHIQVANVPDLVSNATADTHVFLLLGALRNFGIGNRRLIEGNWPEAGPACGSPFGYDPEGKTVGILGLGRIGRCILERLKPFGFENFIYHNRHQLPSEEEHGCEYVGFEEFLKRSDIVSVNVPLNHNTHHLINAETIEKMKDGVVIVNTARGAVIDEQAMTDALRSGKIRSAGLDVFEYEPKISKELLSMSQVLGLPHMGTHSVETRKKMEELVVENAKNVILTGKVLTIVPELQNEDWPNESKPLV
- the TOF1 gene encoding Tof1p (Subunit of a replication-pausing checkpoint complex; the replication fork protection complex (Tof1p-Mrc1p-Csm3p) acts at stalled forks and is required for rapid replication fork progression, replisome stabilization under stress, mediating checkpoint signaling and promoting sister chromatid cohesion after damage, facilitating gap repair of damaged DNA; interacts with the MCM helicase; recruits Top1p to the fork to suppress DNA damage; relocalizes to the cytosol in response to hypoxia to hypoxia); translation: MSADLQQGTTNAADFSLTVLRARIALLATAIGGPDYTSQIDPPPYKLGDDCLACLKDLKRWFKLVDDQQKRWDVAMAVAEYRILTDDLLPILIDWENKCSLAAKLAKNNPDHEEFRNKAYYDKIALNCLQLLVLMTWPLIVTEQSSSNQITLYGELKKHQLVYKKTILSMESGKVLRAAIRLALDVIKIDRLSRTPRDNMVLKLVLNFFRNVIAIEPGEFTINTKKSMPKKGITSIDTLPPNVSMDDISLNTVISSFHKNKVFGFLLTLTSSLSKEFDQDFINIPLLEIMFYFTKDVNQELLFPRQFETGTHSKVVNKNESSSANNIVTSAGFELSKLLQKEHQMRKNVIKHTSARHSRFGGLLSIQTPDKTRLTVSGSQALVDEKIALQKLDDSKKWNKRIIKKHQSVAAEGLPNSLLNSQTGKAIFFTESNGKHFKEFINNFIDSGFNILLHSVTNYFTTEQDRMVTLEQVEYLLFFAWFVKYQLLRSKIDNSADIKQVSEALKEVTFILVSSLLRSAYDLKNWTVTHAGMIAFNELLNLVSRTKAAQEEDSTDIEFIVSRLFSDERIQLLSNLPKIGSKYSLQFMKSCIELTHSVLKVLEQYSDDKTLVIEGKSRRQKKFNISEGDITKLIEEENVDRDEALDILTSSLRSIEVNFQKVQANYMTEPVIETYINFLERFRELEDDSIKKVFSFFHRVFVQAKEQALLFRFDLIILLREMLSPDGLDRMSRSRKYVSQFSDYFLARLKKRLKKSPAWFVGLLFPPLHNSEVGFYQRYGEYNVLNNESMYAAPASQFKPIPDEEALPPSILLDMKYGVLVSTLLDDGKTELLDQLLKHITHTLDIFKSWLTVNVNAGKETVNPPNEYFTLTGVLNNDPIFKDKDYRALLLLIGYSIPRKINEPCFLPGTVEVSDLTVSCELVKKYLSTPFETPNGLPSSSYLLRVRSEKDSFSHNEQDGWEGDDDYDYNDPYIVPDDQILSKSDAAYFKDLDNNASDKLKGTKFSKGIARSKKKDKRKRRKGEAKTNLPMFGDQDDERPQTVRERHGVFSKEFISDSEDDEDLMNPIFFENETYMRWLLDKNNGQLTEDRYIQFAKFAAERMNNGGVVTGDYTSLFGGSIPSIESIRATESSSFAPDKSLISLASHVASEMSIFDVNNNNNNQLSDDDVNSESRNSLGSSQPSNSQNMFQSEVYSRKESTKRSLEASAADESDEDEEAIRLFGKKSRVVLSQGDSDD
- the SEC2 gene encoding guanine nucleotide exchange factor SEC2 (Guanyl-nucleotide exchange factor for the small G-protein Sec4p; essential for post-Golgi vesicle transport and for autophagy; associates with the exocyst, via exocyst subunit Sec15p, on secretory vesicles), with the translated sequence MDASEEAKRVSIQVTSLSTQLIESVDKQSHLEEQLNKSLKTIASQKAAIENYNQLKEDYNTLKRELSDRDDEVKRLREDIAKENELRTKAEEEADKLNKEVEDLTASLFDEANNMVADARKEKYAIEILNKRLTEQLREKDTLLDTLTLQLKNLKKVMHSLDNESTVTNNSNRYSTILSDSATSSSTSLNKVPTSYSLASQDIYSGIVYSPSISSIRYDISLYNEFLKFVAALPRCENIKATSTESKLIRRLVNDEIQPILKIDNASGIGWLVKKTLLSLIIDGLVVVEPLSGVNATYQIGYNSSSPAKQATSNMPKMFKFPLDSPPVAVHAACSFCGESRDDIIEHARMYILKTLHKTDDGKEQVTNTYPLCHWCLLKLRQTCEIFAFLRSLKVGAWHLEKLTTQNITKEDLEKFSEVTKHTKRDGRVSSQDKKTKRLSFMAGLGINSSTKNKPKMEIFSSETNAKPGQPTTNIQRAWLQLCKLRCILHWTHIGIWAVDDSISSKIGPLVEDDSDEDQNDAISVRLQDKALWKQDAKRPFSSSSAEESQKSDAFDFESGDMENEITGESSSDESSSDGSSTDNSTADSSSEDESSLADSTTSSADSSSPESIDNGEGDDTVTKDDKSSIKSANNNEENSDCGDKKGRSIIKKKAPQRKIQKKKLLQDLDDLEEQFREESAIDQTEFENAESNVKQNISSKRASSGDENSKKDNNEKTLKTNLTIGDKTQEQIGENSPSSGLHASSSNDDNFDDAQEQQ